The sequence TCGTTTCTGCACGGCCGGCGGTTCGGAGGAAGCCCCGCCTGCGGTTCTGGCGGGATGTCCGGAGCGAGTTGGGGGGGCTGAAAAGGGCGTGGCGGCGCGGCCACCTGAAGCTGTGGGCACTTGTGGGGTTGATTGTCAGTGCTTTGCTGGTTTGGCAGGTGGACGGTCCTTGGTTGACGGCGATCACGACCCACCTTCGTACGTGCCCGCCGAAGCAGGCACTTGCGGAGATTGGATTTTGCCGGTGGGTGAATGTGGCGGGTGATTTCGGCTTCACAGCCCTGATTTTCGTCGTGCTGGCGGCGATCCACTCGGTGCATCGGACCGCGTTTCTCCGGAAGCTGGTGGTGAGCGTGCTGGTTTCGGCGTTGGTGGTGGGGGCAGTGGGGCGGGTGATCAAGTTCACGGTGGGCCGGGCGCGGCCGCGGGAAATGGTGCGCCAGAATCTCCAGCCGTGGTCCTGCGTGGGGCCTTCCTTCAGCTCGAACTACAACAGCTTTCCTTCCGGGCACTCCTCCTTTGCCGCCGCGGGGACGACCCCGGTGCTGATGGCAGTGCCGTGGGCCGGGGTGCCGCTCACGGTGTGCTCGCTGGTGATCGGGGGCTCACGGGCAGTGGGCACCTACCACTATCCCTCGGATGTGGTGGCGGGCCTGTGGCTCGGAGCCATGGTTGGCG comes from Luteolibacter sp. LG18 and encodes:
- a CDS encoding phosphatase PAP2 family protein, with translation MEPAEPEIAATAVPFPGPFVSARPAVRRKPRLRFWRDVRSELGGLKRAWRRGHLKLWALVGLIVSALLVWQVDGPWLTAITTHLRTCPPKQALAEIGFCRWVNVAGDFGFTALIFVVLAAIHSVHRTAFLRKLVVSVLVSALVVGAVGRVIKFTVGRARPREMVRQNLQPWSCVGPSFSSNYNSFPSGHSSFAAAGTTPVLMAVPWAGVPLTVCSLVIGGSRAVGTYHYPSDVVAGLWLGAMVGGASGLRLRRMAKRAQRIAAFRVG